The region ttttcaggtctctccagagatgtttgatcgggttcaagtcagggctctgactgggccactcaaggacattcagagacttgtcccgaagccactcctgcgttgtcttggctgtgtgtttagggtcattgtcctgctggaaggtgaaccttcaccccagtctgaggtcctgagcactctggagcaggttttcatcaaggatctctctgtactttgctccgttcatctttccctcgatcctgactatgaTATGACAAAGCCTACGATAGTCAGTAGTTATGGGTTAGGCGGGTCCTACAACAGAAACAAGGTGGACAGTTAAAGCCAGTAGCTTATTGCTCCAGGACTCTCACAGATGCAGAGAAGCGCCATGCACAGATAGAAAAGGAGTGTCTCGCAGCAGTCTGGGCATATGAGAAGTTTACCAGATATCTGTATGGCCTAGATACATTCACACTGCAGAGTGATCACAAACCTTGTAATAAACTGTAAAGACCTTGACTTAGTGCCTTTGAGGTGTCAGAGACTGTTGATGCGCATGATGCGTTATAACCCTACAGCCAAGTCTGTGCCGGGGAAACGGCTTGTTATGACATACACCCTTTCCAGACATCCCCAGGCAGCTGTTACAGGAGATATCGCAGAGCAGACCAGTGAAATCGAGGCCTATGAGGATGCAGTTCATACACCGCGGCTTATCTCACCCACCAAGCTTGATGTCGTCAAGAAGCAGACACAACAAGATGCAGAGCTGCAGATTGTGAAACACTATGTGACAACAGGATGGCTTAAGTTTGCAGCCAAAGTATAacaggtataaaaaaaaaaaacttccaGAACTCCAGCACGGAGTGAACGTCACCGTGAAGCTGGGCGACGAACAAGGCTGGACAAAGACGGCTTCAGTGCTTCAACGATGTGACACACTCAGGTCATACTTGGTCCAGACAGATACAGGAGTGCTGCGCAGGAATCCACACCACCTGAAACCCTTCCACAGTGCTTCAGAGACTTGTCAAAAGGGTGGAGAGGAACACCCAGAGTGTGACACGGAGTTGCACTTACCTGTTCCAGATGCCGACCCACCTCCTGTCCCAGAACCACAGACTCCGGTACACAGGACTTCTCGTGGTACAGTTGTCAAACCACCAGCCAGATACGGAGAGCGTGTGCAGTAATTAACACACAGCCTGCCTTATGCGACAGAAGAACCCCACTGCAGCTATGAAGAAGACTGGCAGTCCACCCAGCTCACCTTAGAGTAGAATATAGTTAGTGTTGAAGAAACAACGACTGTTTCAACGAGTGTTAAAGACAGAAAATGAGTTGATGTTTCATGAGTTGTTGAACTTTAAAGACAGAAAAGTTTGTTTTATGAATTGATATGTTGAGACAGGTTTATTACAGAGTGATGAACTATACATAGTGTGTGATGTTTTGACATTTTAGAAGCGCATGTCTTAAAAGAAGAAGGAAAgggtgatgtgttgtattggaacTATTTTATTATAGCACACGGCACAAGTATATTCATGACGGTCCGCGTGCATCCGTCGTAACAAGTCCAGTGAAGACAGCCTCCTGTGTTATGTTACTTATTGCTTCATTAAAGTCAACCAAAGTGACATTCACCTCAACACGATAACATCATCCGGCCGggggttgaaatttcaccctcaaaacaacccGTTGACGTTGATCATTTTTTTCACGTCCAATGTAATTTTCCACACAGATTCCACGTCACGATGCATTGACAAATTAAGCTGAAACAACGTTGactcaaccagtttgtgcccagtgggtagtcacATTATAAAAATCATCTAATGATCAGATGTGCTTTTCAGcatcacatagagagagagagaatgatataaTGTCAGGCGTGTTCCATTAAGAGACAAACAACCCCTGAAACGTTGATCCGACTGCAGCAAGTGAAAGCAATGTTCTCTTTGTTCTCCTCATCAAAACGTTATCTTCCAGACACGAGTCAAATGAACATGCACTATATAGATGTTCACAAATCACAAAACAACGACATCCTATTCAGGTCTACCTACTGTATGAAACACTCAAAAAGTTGAGTATGTGTATGGTAGTGTGCCAGGAGTTTTCCCTGCTCAGGCTCACATAGTCAGGAACACTCCTTGCCCTACATACCACAGGGATAATTCATTACTTTGACACCGCTTGGTAGATACTCTAGCGCTGTGATACCGTCTTACAAAACAAGATAACCTCAAAAACCTGTGGGATGTGCATTACCAGTGTAGACTGCAGAAATGTCAGTCATATTGAAACCCATCCACCAACATGGGGGCTGATGGATGTTGAGGAGAATAGGGGGTGTAGAAGCAGGCCTATTTCCTAAAATTGGGTAAACGCTCAAACACTTCTTACTTTAAAGGCCACCCACACAAAAGGACGTATAGGCAATCAAGTTGACATTTTTCGGTCCCGCTTCATGGACCATGGAACAACACCTTTTGGTATGTGGGCCTTTGGACTATGTGGGATGGTGGAAAGTTGTGCTAACAAACAAGTGGTTAATGATTACCACAATCCTAAAATGTTTGAAGCTCAATCCGGACACAGAAATATCAAGCCCAGAAAGAGAGATCAATTGCCAGGTTTCTTTTAGGCCACAAGTTGATTGAGGTGGTTCAGGTATGTTAGAGGCCAAGGAAGTGTATTCGTTCTTGCTCTTTGTGAATGGGTGGTTGGGTCAGCTCTTCACCCCCTGCTCCCAACCAGTCCTCCTATCTACAAGCAGTCTCAATACCCAGCAGGTAAGAGAGATATGCAGatgtaatatctgtgtttttacCACTATTATGACCTGTCAATTAGGTTATTATGCACAAGCGATGATATATCAAAACATCATGAGCCCTTCATGATGATTCTCAAATTATTATTGCATTTTGGTCTTTTAATATATTTACCAAACATATGTGTGACCCATAATGAaccatttaatttattttatttcaactgtATTTGTACAGGGAGTCAACAttgggttacacacacacattaaaggaGTCAACTTTGAGTTAAAACATACAGGGAGACACTTTTACAAGTGAGCCCCACAAACAACATACACAATGCAGTTTGCTGTACAGACTTCCCACCATATGTGATATGATTTGACAGAATGGTGTAATTAGAGTCCTACAGCATACAGTATATGGTTGTACCTTACAGAAAATCGACATTCATGTGGTTTTTCCGTAATGGCTGGATATGGACAGTACCTCAACAAATGGTTTCACAGTTTCAGTTTCAGATGTCGTTTTTGACTTATTTCGCATTGGCCTTTCACTTGTCATCTTACGCTTTCCCCACCCACTGTTTTCTAACAGTGGTGGTTGTTTTTTTTGTCAGTAATGTTTTAAAAGAAATATTTTCTTTCATTTAATTCTCCCCACTCTTTTCATCCTTtcacaaatctctctctctctctctctctctctctctctctttctctctctgtctctctctctctctctctgtgtgtctctctctctctctctctgtgtctgtccctctgtctctctctctgtctctctctctctctctctgtctctctctctctctgtctgtctctctctctctctctctctctctctctctctctctctcagtatcttGGCAAATGGTACTTCATTGCAGCGGCTGGTGTGAAGGAGTCGGATGTGCAGATGTTCAGACAGATGGACAGCACTGTGTTTCACCTGAATGAGACCTCTGaaaatacactactgttgaccggAGCCATGCGTGTGTAAGAGACCAGGGATAGCTGACACAATCATACTGGCAGAGAAGCCCACTCGGGGTAtgtcccaataatctctccttcctgaagtgtgcacttgttcacttctcCACAGAAATGTAAAAACACTGGATTTGGATATGCATGGGCTAGAGGGAGTTTCTTATAACAGTATTGAGAAACGGAAGAAGAGAGAGATTATTTGGAACACATCCTTGGCCTGTTTCTGACCCAAATTTGACCCAGTCATACACAGTTCAACAGGCTTAATTACACCCTATATGGCGTTGCAATGCTTGTGGCCTATTCTACCCTGACTAACATTTTCAAAGTATAGGAGAATGTCAATGTTGTTTACCAAATTACAGTAGATGCTGTCTGTGTGATAATGCTTTTTTTTCTCCCATTTTAGGGGTGTTCATTGCATTATGAAAAACTGGACATATACTATTCAGTCTGGCAAAGATGATTTGACATTAGAAGGTAACTTACAACCACTCCCACTAACTTAGGTGCAACTTTTAGAGTTTTGTTCTCTTAACTCAGTCTTTCAATGGGCCAGTGAGTATATTGACCCATtgaaaaagtattgggacagtgacacatttgttgttgttttggctctgtactccagccctttggatttgaaatgatacactgactatgaagttaaagtgagtgcagactgtcagctttaatttgaggataTTTTGATCCacatcgggtgaaccgtttagaaattacagcactttttgtacatagttcccccattttaggggaccaagggtattgggacaaattcacttatgtgtaaaTAAAGTAGTCCAAAGGTTTTGTATTTGGTCCCAAAGTTagagacacacaaatatcatacccccaagacatgctaactgttcaccattacaataacaggggaggttagcgtttttttttggggggggggtatgatagttaagcctctaactttctcactcattatccataatcatggtagcattcacattaatgcagaaatgtttggcaacatattctattcttatttaaaataaaagtgactccaaaatgacactacattatTTAACATTCACTTCAatttggcacaaaataatctgaaacacatccaacacaaacagcaaatgcatacAACAAATTTGTAGCGTCACAGGCTTGAtatagtcattgcgtgctatgaatgtGGGACCAAATATTTAACTTTTTACagataagtgaatttgtcccaatacttttggtcaccCAAAATGGGTGGACTATGTACAAAATGTGTTGTactttctaaacggttcacccgaaaTGGAtcaaaataccctcaaattaaagctgacagtctgcactttatacagagccaaaacaacaacaaaaaagtgtcactgtcccaatacttttggagctcactgtatgtgtgAACAAAACTTGAGCAAAACTATGTTAGCCCATTGAGTAATTAATTCCCTGTTGGTTTGACACAGGCAGGCCTGAGCTGCAAACTCTAGTGTGGAGTGGAGAGTGGCTGAACTGTACCAAGTGTATTCTGCTGCAGGAGATAGAGCGTCACTTGGACCCACTAGAGACACACGACACCCTCAACAGATTCATGCTTTACGGTCAGCCCGGGAGTCATCAATGATTACATACTGTGATGGAATACCAGAAATTGAAGCAAAGCTGAGAAAATCTAAGAATTGAGATACATACTGTTATTAATACATCACATTGCTGTTTAGTTAAATATTACATGTATACAATGTACATATTACATATTATGTGTTTTAAATTGTATAACAAGGACATGTTATAGCTGCCCAAAGGGTTAATGTGCTTAGAGATGCAAACAATATTTGCATGTTTGCACTGTAAGTGGTCCTCAATGAAAATCGTGTATTTTCTTTTTACCAGCTCGTGACAGTGCCTTATTGGATAATAATGTGGTGAAGGTGTTTCAGACCCAAACAGCTTGTAAAAATATGGGCAGATTTGTCCATCTCCCTCAAGAGAAAGGTTTGTGGTTTTGGTACATAATCTAACCTCACTATAGAACAAATGGACTTGGACCACCAGTGAAAATATTTTGTTTCTCTGGTGGTCCAAGTCCATTTGTTCTCTAGTtctacttagaaatgtccttgtttttgaaagaaaaacattttttgtccattaaaataacatcaaattgatcagaaatacagtgtagacattgttaatgttgtaaatgactattgtagctggaaacagcagatttttctatggaatatctacagaggcccattatcagcaaaccatcactcctgtgttccaatggcacattgtgttagctaatccgagattatcattttaaaaggctaattgatcattagaaaacccttttgcaattatgttagcacagctgaaaactgttgtgctgatttaaagaagaaagaaaactggcctttagactagttgagtatctggagcatcagcatttgtgggttcgattacagactccgggatgctggccttcgaggcagagttactctgtccagtgtctgtgttcttttgcccatcttaatcttttcttgttattgaccagtctgagatatggctttttctttgcaactctgactAGAAgggcagcatcccggagtcgcctcttcactgttgacgttgagactggtgttttgcggggtactatttaatgaagctgccagttgaggacttgtgaggcatctgtttctcaaactagacactctaatgtacttgtcctcttgctcagtggtgcacaggggcctcccactcctctttctattctggttagggccagtttgtgctgttctgtgaagggagtagtgcacagcgttgtacgagatcttccgttttttggcaatttctcacatggaattaccttcatttctcagaacaagaatatactgaCAAGATTCAGAAgaatgttctttgtttctggccattttgagcctgtaatcgaacccacaaatgctgatgctccagatactcaactagtctaaagaaggccatttttttattgcttctttaatcagaacaacagttttctgctgtgctaacataattactaAAGATTTTTCTAATGATccattagccttttaaaatgataaacttggattagctaacacaacgtgccattggaacatagaAGTAATgattgttgataatgggcctctacgcctatgtagatattccattaaacatCAGCACTtaacagctacaatagtcatttacaacattaacaatgtctacactgtatttctgatcaatttgatgttattttaatggacacagaagttgcttttctttcaaaaacaaggacatttctaagtgaccccaaacttttgaacggtagtgtgtatatatatatgtgtgtgtgtatgtgtttctttCAGAGCTTTGTAAATTGGAGAATAAGGCGTAGCACTGAGGTAAGAATCTAAATGATTcatttacttttatttttatgCACTTTTTATCACTACTTCCGTTTTGTGGTTATTAAAATTACATTTGCTCATATCCATCTCCACAATCTATTACAGGCTACCTGATATTTGTTGGAATCTTCAATCAAGATCATGCTATGCATCAAAATAGGTTTCCTTTTGATAGTTTAATATTAGCGTATTGCCCACTCTAACTTTGATCTAACTCCGAAACGTGGACCTAATTCAAATGAAGAACTCTCCTCTCATTTCCCATGTGTAATAGTAAAACAAATAAACAGAAAAAAGAACAGCTATTCAAAGTCTGTTCCAAAGTCTCAGAATGTTTAGAATAGCACTAGTGCTTAGACTTCTAAGCATTTTACATCGCTCATTTAAACTTGTAGTGACAAGGCACACAGTTATCAAGCTTTCTAAAAGGGCCTATTTCCGGGCAAATATTTCACTTTCACGCATTTCTCTTTTTGTGAGGGATGACTTAACTGTCATGGTTCAGTCATGGTTCACTGAACTGCATTGTTCCACTCTTCACCTACCTCCATcaatggaggctgctgagtggaggatggctcataataatgtctggaatggagtgaatagaGTGGTATCAAACActtggtttccatggtttccatgtggttgataccattccgttgactccattccagacaatattatgagctgtcctcccctcagaagcctccTCTGACCTCCATCTAAATACCATTGAAATATTTCGAAAAATATCCAGGGCTAGTTTACGGGGGAAGAGCCACCCACGTAGTTACACTGACAGTGCAGGGGAAATTCCCATGATGCTGCTGACAGAGCAGAAGCTCAGAGCACACAGTCGTTCACAACTAGTGGTCATCAACAGTTCTCTTCTTCATTTGCTCTAATGTAATAATACACAGGGTGACTGAAAGCTGAAACGTTGAAATGTGCTTTCACCTGTCCTGTTATTTCTTGTAAGGTTATTTCTTTGACCTGCAGGTCAAAATCAAGAAAATAGGGATATATGATGGGGTCCTTTGGGATGCATTGGATATGTTGTACTTGTAATTTCTATGGCTTTAATACAATAACAGACTCCCATGTCTGGTCCTATAAAAACACCTACAGTATACACTACATTGACAATAAACTTTTTCCTAtacaggcggcaggtagcctagtgtttagagcgttgggccagtaaccaaaaagttgctagattgaatcctcgagctgacaaggtaaaaatctgtcgttctgcccctgaacaaggcagttaacccactgttcctaggccatcattgtaaataagaatttgttcttaactgacttgcctagttatataaaaataaaaaatacaagagGAAATTGAGAATTCTTTGAGTTAATAGTTTCTAAAAACTTTGTCAAAGCCATTGATTGATGTAAAATAGCTCGACTTTCATCTGCACTGGCATCAGTGACAAAGCACAATGTCCAGTAC is a window of Salmo trutta chromosome 37, fSalTru1.1, whole genome shotgun sequence DNA encoding:
- the apom gene encoding apolipoprotein M: MLEAKEVYSFLLFVNGWLGQLFTPCSQPVLLSTSSLNTQQYLGKWYFIAAAGVKESDVQMFRQMDSTVFHLNETSENTLLLTGAMRVGVHCIMKNWTYTIQSGKDDLTLEGRPELQTLVWSGEWLNCTKCILLQEIERHLDPLETHDTLNRFMLYARDSALLDNNVVKVFQTQTACKNMGRFVHLPQEKELCKLENKA